The proteins below are encoded in one region of Candidatus Polarisedimenticolaceae bacterium:
- the hemB gene encoding porphobilinogen synthase, translating into MFPTTRPRRLRRTAALRAMVRETRLTPSDFIYPLFVKHGRGVKAEIASMPGQYHFSPDTLVEEVGAARKDGVSAVLLFGIPDHKDEKGSEAWSDGGAVQVAVRDLKKAYADLLVITDVCLCEYTSHGHCGVIADGSVKNDPTLELLAKAALSHARAGADLVAPSDMMDGRVGVIREALDADGFEETAILAYAAKYASAFYGPFREAAGSAPQFGDRRGYQMDPGNSDEALREVGLDLEEGADIVMVKPALAYLDVIRRVKEAFGVPVAAYNVSGEYAMLAAAAANGWIERERAVLETLTAIKRAGASIILTYHAREAARLLG; encoded by the coding sequence GTGTTCCCGACGACGCGCCCTCGGCGCCTCCGCCGCACGGCCGCCCTCCGGGCGATGGTGCGCGAGACGCGCCTCACGCCTTCGGATTTCATCTACCCGCTCTTCGTGAAGCACGGCCGCGGCGTGAAGGCCGAGATCGCCTCGATGCCGGGCCAGTACCACTTCTCTCCCGACACGCTGGTCGAAGAGGTGGGGGCAGCGCGGAAGGACGGTGTGAGCGCGGTCCTTCTCTTCGGGATCCCGGATCACAAGGACGAGAAGGGCTCCGAGGCGTGGAGCGACGGCGGCGCCGTCCAGGTCGCGGTGCGCGATCTCAAGAAGGCGTACGCCGACCTCCTCGTGATCACCGACGTCTGTCTGTGCGAGTACACGAGCCACGGCCACTGCGGCGTGATCGCGGACGGGTCGGTGAAGAACGATCCGACGCTCGAGCTGCTCGCGAAGGCGGCGCTGTCGCACGCGCGGGCCGGGGCGGACCTCGTCGCGCCGTCCGACATGATGGACGGCCGCGTCGGCGTGATCCGCGAGGCGCTCGACGCCGACGGGTTCGAGGAGACGGCGATCCTCGCGTACGCCGCAAAGTACGCCTCCGCCTTCTACGGACCATTCCGCGAAGCCGCCGGCTCGGCGCCGCAGTTCGGCGACCGGCGCGGCTACCAGATGGACCCGGGGAACTCCGACGAGGCGCTCCGCGAGGTCGGCCTCGACCTCGAAGAGGGCGCCGACATCGTCATGGTCAAGCCGGCGCTGGCGTATCTCGACGTCATCCGGCGCGTGAAGGAAGCGTTCGGCGTGCCCGTCGCGGCATACAACGTGAGCGGCGAGTACGCGATGCTCGCGGCGGCGGCGGCGAACGGCTGGATCGAGCGCGAGCGCGCCGTGCTCGAGACGCTCACCGCGATCAAGCGCGCGGGCGCTTCGATCATCCTCACGTACCACGCGCGAGAGGCCGCGCGCCTCCTGGGCTGA
- a CDS encoding Wss1p-related putative metallopeptidase: MLAPRYRPGQHALFAPARKRRVPASREEDAAMVEKLRAIAEELAAHFGLAYQAIDAEADGVVQHYGICYSDGRIRIRLRHATTGRVLKESSLVDTLCHELAHLKHFDHSPRFRRFHERVLAEARRRGWYRPSQKKGEIPGVTLWEYRR; the protein is encoded by the coding sequence GTGTTGGCGCCGCGGTACCGGCCCGGCCAGCACGCGCTCTTCGCGCCCGCGCGCAAGCGCCGCGTTCCCGCATCGCGTGAGGAAGACGCCGCGATGGTCGAGAAGCTCCGCGCGATCGCGGAAGAGCTCGCCGCGCACTTCGGTCTCGCGTACCAGGCGATCGACGCCGAGGCCGACGGCGTCGTCCAGCACTACGGCATCTGCTACTCCGACGGCCGCATCCGGATCCGCCTGCGCCACGCGACGACCGGCCGCGTTCTCAAGGAGTCGAGCCTCGTCGACACGCTCTGCCACGAGCTGGCGCACCTCAAGCACTTCGACCATTCGCCGCGCTTCCGGCGGTTCCACGAGCGCGTGCTCGCGGAGGCGCGCCGCCGCGGCTGGTACCGTCCGTCCCAGAAGAAGGGCGAGATTCCCGGGGTGACGCTGTGGGAATACCGACGTTGA
- the hemL gene encoding glutamate-1-semialdehyde 2,1-aminomutase, producing MSRNGERLYADAKRLMPGGVSSPVRAFGGVGGTPVFMERGQGAIVVDADGREYIDYLGSWGPLIAGHCHPRVVAAIRDQAGKGVSFGAPTELETELARRVVARVPSCEKVRFVSSGTEATMSAIRLARAATGRDGIVKVEGCYHGHVDSLLVKAGSGVLTLGIPGSPGVPGDLAAMTRTIPFNDAAALEKLLEKEGRSIACLIVEPVAGNMGVVAPATGWLQAVRELTEKHGVVLILDEVMTGFRVAAGGAQALYGVVPDLSCFGKVIGGGLPVGAYGGRSDLMDRVAPSGPVYQAGTLSGNPLAMRAGIETLDILGEPGTYERLEEVSARLHAGLASAARDAGVPSVVNRVGSMLTGFFTSKPVTDFTTATASDTKRYARFFHAMLDRGVYLAPSQFEAAFVSIAHDDALVDKTVAAAREAMKELS from the coding sequence TTGAGCCGGAACGGCGAGCGCCTCTACGCCGACGCGAAGCGCCTCATGCCGGGCGGGGTGAGCAGCCCCGTGCGCGCGTTCGGCGGCGTCGGCGGGACTCCGGTCTTCATGGAGCGCGGGCAGGGCGCGATCGTCGTCGACGCCGACGGCCGTGAGTACATCGACTACCTCGGCTCCTGGGGGCCGCTCATCGCCGGCCACTGCCACCCGCGCGTCGTCGCGGCGATCCGCGACCAGGCGGGGAAGGGCGTGTCGTTCGGCGCTCCGACGGAGCTCGAGACCGAGCTGGCACGGCGCGTCGTCGCGCGCGTGCCGTCGTGCGAGAAGGTGAGGTTCGTCTCGTCGGGGACCGAGGCGACGATGTCGGCGATCCGCCTCGCGCGCGCCGCGACGGGACGCGACGGCATCGTCAAGGTCGAAGGGTGCTACCACGGTCACGTGGACTCGTTGCTCGTGAAGGCGGGCTCCGGCGTGCTCACGCTCGGGATCCCCGGAAGTCCGGGAGTCCCCGGCGATCTCGCCGCGATGACCCGCACGATCCCCTTCAACGATGCCGCCGCGCTCGAGAAGCTCCTCGAGAAGGAAGGGCGCTCGATCGCGTGCCTCATCGTCGAGCCGGTCGCCGGGAACATGGGCGTCGTGGCTCCCGCCACCGGCTGGCTGCAGGCGGTCCGCGAGCTCACCGAGAAGCACGGCGTCGTCCTGATCCTGGACGAGGTGATGACCGGCTTCCGCGTCGCCGCGGGGGGCGCCCAGGCGCTCTACGGCGTCGTGCCGGACCTCTCCTGCTTCGGCAAGGTCATCGGCGGCGGCCTGCCCGTCGGTGCGTACGGAGGCCGCAGCGACCTCATGGACCGTGTCGCGCCCTCGGGTCCGGTCTACCAGGCCGGCACGCTCTCCGGCAATCCGCTCGCGATGCGCGCGGGGATCGAGACCCTCGACATCCTCGGCGAGCCCGGGACGTACGAGCGCCTCGAGGAGGTCTCGGCGCGGCTTCATGCCGGCCTCGCCTCCGCGGCGCGCGACGCCGGCGTTCCCTCCGTCGTGAACCGCGTCGGATCGATGCTCACCGGGTTCTTCACGTCGAAGCCGGTCACCGACTTCACCACGGCGACCGCGTCGGACACCAAGCGCTACGCCCGCTTCTTCCACGCGATGCTCGACCGCGGCGTCTATCTGGCGCCGTCGCAGTTCGAGGCCGCGTTCGTCTCGATCGCTCACGACGACGCGCTCGTCGACAAGACCGTCGCCGCCGCGCGCGAGGCGATGAAGGAATTGAGCTAG